Genomic window (Chloroflexota bacterium):
GGCGGAGCGCCCGTCGAGGACGACACCGTCCACCGGGGTGCGCTCGGACGCCCGGACGAGGACGACGTCGCCGGCGACGACCGCCTCGATCGGGATGTCGAGCTCCACGCCGGCGCGGACGACCCGCGCGGTCCGCGGCGTGAGCCCGATGAGGTGGCGGATGGCGTCCGAGGTGTGACTCCGCGCCCGCGCCTCGAGGAAGCGGCCGAGAAGGATGAGGGTGACGATCGTCGCCGCCGTGTCGAAATAGAGGGGCGGGGCGTCCCCCACCGAGCGGCCGGCCACGGCGAAGAACGCCGGCGCGACGATGGCGGCGACGCTGTATCCGTAGGCCGCGCTCGTGCCGACGGCGACGAGCGTGTTCATGTCCGTCGTGCGGTGTCGAAGCGCGTTGAAGGCGCCCCGATAGAACGGCGCCGCCGCGTACGCCTGGACCGGGGTCGCGAGCGCGAGCTGGAGCCATGGGTCCGTGAGGAACGACGGGAGGAACGGGGCGATCGTCATGTGGGCGAGGCCGAGGAGGAGCGGGATCGTGAGGATCCCGGCGACCGTGACCCGGCGGCGCAGGTCCGCGAGATGGCGCTCGGCGTAGGTGGGCTCGGCGGCGTCCGCGCTGGTCGCCGGCGCCGCGGCGTCGCTCGCCGGGACCGCCGTGTAGCCGGCCGCCTCCACGGCGGCGACGAGACCCTCGATGTCCGTTCGCGCGGGATCGAACCGGACCGTCGCCGACTCTGTCGCGAGGTTGACGTTCGCCTCCTCGACGCCGTCCACCTTGTCGAGGAAGCGGGTGATCCGGTTGACGCACGACGCGCACGTCATGCCCTCCACCGGAAGCGTGATGATCTGGATGGTCTGGTCGGTCACGGCGCCGTTCCCTGCTCCCGAGGTGATACTCCCAGGGGGTATATTGCCACGCTCCGCCGGACCTGTCCAGTGACATCCGGCCCGCCTGTCCACATCCGGCCCGCCGCCGCGGGTACCCTGGCGCCGTGGAGAGCCTCGTCGAGCTGCTCGAGCGTGCGGCGGCCCGGTACGGCGACCGGACCGCGCTCGGCATCCGCCGCGACGACGGGACGGGGCAGGCGTGGTCGTACCGCGAGCTCGAGCGACGGAGCCGGATCGTCGCCTGGCGACTGACCGCCCTCGACCTCGTGCCGGGCGACCGGCTGCTCACCTGGTCGCCGTCCGCGCCGGAGCTCCCGGCCGTCTACCTCGGGGCGATGCGGGCGGGGATCGTCCTCGTGCCGCTCGACCTCCGGATGGCCCCCGACGCGATCGAGCGGATCGTGGAGAAGGCGGAAGCACGCCACCTCGCGATCGGGACGGGTCGCGAATCACCGGATCCCCGCGATGCCCGCCTCGACGGGATGCCGACGACGACGGTCGAGGCGCTCGCGGCCGAACGGGACGACTCGTTCCCGGCCGACTGGGAGGAGCGCGTGGCGGCCCTGCCGCGACCGGACCGCTCCACCCTCTTCGAGCTTGTCTTCACCTCCGGAACGACCGGAGCGCCGAAGGGGGTCATGCTCACCCACGGCAACGTCCTCGCCTCCATCGAGGCGATCCATCGGGTCATCCCGCCCCTCGAGCACCGGATCGTGTCGCTCCTTCCCCTCTCCCATCTCCTCGAGCAGGCGGTCGGACTGCTCTACGCGATCGACGTCGGCGCGGACATCCTCTATGTCCGGAGCCGGAACCCACGGGTCATCTTCGAGTCGATCCGCGACCATCGGACGACCTCGATGATCCTCGTGCCCCAGGTCCTCGACCTGTTCTGGAGCTCGATCGAGCGGGAGGTCGAGCGATCCGGGCGGAGTCGCGCCTTCGGTCGCCTTCGACGGGTCGCCCGGCGGCTGCCGTACCCGGCGCGGCGGTGGCTCTTCCGCCGGGTCCACGCCGAGTTCGGGGGCGGCCTTCGGCTCCTCGTGTCGACGGCGGCATTCCTCCCGCCGGCGCTCCAGCAGGCGTGGGAGGACCTCGGCGTCGTCGTCATCCAGGGCTACGGATCCACCGAATGCGGGTTCGCCGCGTGCACGAGCCGCGAGGATCACGGTCTGGGCACGGTGGGGCGGTCCGTGGCGCCGGTGGAGGTCCGCCTCGCCGACGACGGCGAGATCCTCGTCCACGGCCCGAATGTCTTCAGCGGCTACTGGCGCGATCCGGCGTCGACCGCGGCGGCGTTCACCTCCGACGGGTGGTACCGGACGGGCGACATCGGGCGCTTCGATCCCGAGGGTCGGCTCATCCTCATGGGGCGGACGAAGGACATCATCGTGCTGCCGAACGGGCTCAACGTCTATCCGGAAGACATCGAGAACGCCCTGCGGGTCGCCGGCATCCGCGATTCCGTCGTCGTCGAGACGCTGCCCGGACGGATCGAGGCGGTGGTCCTGGCGCCGGGCTCGCACACGATCCCGCAGGGCGGAGCGCCGGCGGAGGTGAGCGGCACGCCGGCGGAGGTGAGCGGCACGCCGGCGGAGGTGAGCGGCACGCCGGCGGAGGTGAGCGCCGCGATCGGCGGGGCGGCGATCAGAGCGGAAATCGACGAGGCCGTCCGATCGGCCAATCGGGCCCTCGCGATCCACCAGCGGATCGTCGGCTGGCGCCTCTGGCCCGAGGCGGACTTCCCCCGCACCCACACCCTCAAGGTGAAGCGCGATCAGGTCCGCCGCTGGGCCGCGGTGGAGGAACCGCTGCCGGTCCGCGAAGGTTCCTGAGCGGGGTTCCGAAGCGGGCCGGGTTCCGAAGCGGGCCCGAGGCGGGCCAGGTTCCGAAGCGGGCAGGCCGCCTACTGCGGCACGGGGACGGCGATGCCGACCGTGGCGAGGGCCGTGAGGATCATGGGGGCCCGGGCGTCCGTCGAGTTTGCCGGCGACCAGCTGTAGTCGACGATCGTCGTCCCGAGCTGACGGATCACATGCTGGGTGTCGGGCGGAAACTCCACCCGGCCGGGACCGGTGCCCACGAACGACGCGAGCTGGCGGCCGGCGGTCGCCGCGGTCGCCACGTCGCGGAACTCGTAGACGACGATGTAGCCGTGGGCCGGATCCGCCGGCAGGATCACCTGGAAGATGCCGCGCGGCGCATCGATGAAGGCGAGGGGCTCGGGCGGCCGGAACGGCTGCGTCGCGTCCTGGAGCTGGAGTGAGTCGACCGCGAGCGCCGCCGCGATCTCGCGGCGGGTCTCGGCGATGGCAGTCGAGTAGGTCGGGAGTGCGAATGTGGGCGCCGGGGTGATCGGACCGGTCGGCGCGGCGACCCCGCAGCCGGCGAGTGCGAGTCCGATGAGCAGACCGACCGCTGCCGCGGCGGTGACCCGCCCGATCCTCGGCGACCGCGATCCGCCGCTCGCTCCGCGCGTCGGCGGCCTCACCCGGGCGGCCAGGTGAACGGTCGTCCGCCCATGAGATGGATGTGCAGATGATCGACGGTCTGGCCGCCCCACCGCCCGACGTTCGAGACGATCCGGTATCCGCCGTCGGCGATCCCCTCCCGCCGGGCGACCTCCGCCGCCATCGCGAACAGTCGCCCGAGGAGCGGTCCGTGCGCCTCCGTCAGGTCCGCCGCCGACGCGATGTGCTCGCGCGGGATGAGGAGGATGTGGGTGGGCGCGCGCGGCGCGATATCGCGGAAGGCGACGATGACATCGTCGGCGTGGACCTGGGTGGCGGGGACGTCGCCGCGGGCGATGCCGCAGAAGAGGCAGTCGGTCGTCATCGGCCCGATCATAGTCGCGTCCCGTTACGAGTCGCGACGAGCGCCACCCACTCCCCCTCGGCGAGGCGGTCGAGCACCGTGAGCCCGGCGGCCTCGAACGCCGCCCGGACATCGCCCTCGCGGTCGATGAAGATGCCCGACGCGATGAGCGTGCCGTCGGGCGCCAGCTCGGCGCTCAGGTCCGGTGCGAGGGTGACGAGGAGCGACGCGATGAGGTTGGCGAGGACGATGTCGAACGGCGGCTCGCCGGTCGGAACGGAGCCGGCCCGGATCCGCGTCCGTCGCGCGAGACCGTTGCGGCCGATGTTCGCCCTCGCCGCGTCGACGGCGATCGGATCGGGATCCACGCCGACGATCGCGTCCGCACCGAGCAGGCCGGCGGCGATCGCGAGGATCCCGGAGCCGGTCCCGACGTCGAGGACGCGACCGAGCGCGGGGGCGGCGCGGTCGGCGACCACCTCGAGCGCCGCGAGGCAGAGCCGGGTCGTTGGATGGAGGCCCGTCCCGAAGGCCATCCCCGGGTCGAGAGCGAGCACCACGTCGTCCGGTCGCCGCGCATGCCGACGCCAGGTCGGCCGGATGACGAGCCGGCGACCGACGCGCAGGACCGGGAAATGCGCCTTCCACGCCTCCGCCCAGTCCGCCTCGTGCACGACCCGGACGTCGAGGTCGCCGATCGGCCGGATCCCGAACGCCTGAAGGTGGCCGAGCGCGATCCGGGTGTCGTGGATGGCGGTCCGCGCCGCCGTTCGGTCGCGCGCGGGGAGGTACGCCCGGACGGTCGCCGGTCGCGAGGCGTCCACGAACGCGCCGAGCCCCTCGTCGCTGAGGATGAACGCGGGCTCGACGCTCGTCCCGCCGGAGGCGACGCGGCCGAGGATCTCGCTCACCGCCTCCACCGCCTCGACGTCCGCGGCCACCGACAGCTCGAGCCAGGTGCCGTCCGCTGAGGTCCCTTCGTCGTCGTTCGCCGCGCCGCCGTCGTCGTCGGGTGCGGTCCCGCCGTCGTCGTCCGCCGCGCCGCCGTCGGAGCCGCCGGCCGGTGCGCCGCCGACCGCGGCGACGGGATCAGCCGAGGACATCGCGGACACGGTCGATGATCCCGCCGTGGCCGTGCGGACCCACCTGCTCGCCGGTCGCCGTCGCATAGGTCTCGAGCGCGGCGCGTGCCTCCTTCGTGAGCTTCGTCGGAACCGTCACCCGGACGAGCACGTGGAGGTCGCCGCGCGAGCCCGTCCGACGGAGATGTGGCACGCCCCTGCCGCGGAGGCGAAGTTCGGTCCCGGGTTGGGTGCCGGGCTTGATCTCGATCTCCTCGTCTCCTTCGACCGTCGGTACGCGGCGGCGGGTGCCGAGGGCTGCCTGGGCGATCGAGATGTCGAGTTCGTAGTAGAGCTCCGTCCCATCCCGCTTGAGGTCCGCGTGCGGGGCGACATGGATCGCCACGTACAGGCTGCCGGGCGGACCCCCGCGCGGACCCGCCTCACCCTCGCCGGAGAGCCGCATCTGATGACCCTCGTCGATGCCGGCGGGGATCGAGACCCGGACCTTCCGCTTCCGCTCGACCCGTCCATCGCCGTGGCACGTTTCGCACGGCGCTTCGACCACCCGGCCCTCGCCCCGGCAGCGCGGGCAGGTGGTGACATTCACCATCTGGCCGAGCATCGTCTGACGGACGCTTCGCACCTCGCCGCGCCCGTTGCACTGCGGACACGTGGTCGCGTCCGTGCCCGACTTCGCTCCGCTCCCGCGGCACGTCTCGCACCGAACGAGGACCGCGAACTCGATCTCCTTCTCGGTTCCCGCCACCGCCTCGGCGAACGAGATCCGAAGGTCGTACCGCAGGTCGCTCCCGGTCGGCGGTCGCCCGTGACGCGCGTTCGCGGCTGTGCCGCCACCGAAGAACGCATCGAAGATGTCGCCGAAGTTCCCGAACCCGGCCCCGAAGCCCGCGTCACCGGCCGCGCCGCTGACGCCCGCCCGGCCGAACGTGTCGTAGGCCTGCCGGCGCTGCGGGTCGGAGAGGATCTGGTACGCCTCGTTGATCTCCTTGAAACGCTCGTCCGCGGCAGGTTCCTTGCTCACGTCCGGGTGCCACTGCTGGGCGAGCTTGCGGAACGCGCGCTTGATGTCCGCGTCGCTCGCTCCGCGGGCGACGCCCAGGACGTCGTAGTAGTCGCGCTCGGTCACCATGGCCCGGAGAGTCTACGGGAGGCGGAACGCGGGTGGCATCGCGGCGAGTCTCGGGTGGCATCCCGGCGTGCTCGGGTGGCTCGGAGGGGCGGCTCGGCGGGCTCGGGTGGCTCGGGGGGGCGGCTCGGCGGGCTCGGGCGTGGCTCGGCGGCTCGGCTGGGGCTCGGGTGGGGCTCGGGTGGTTCGGCTGGGGCTCGGGTGGGGCTCGGGTGGTTCGGGCCGCGAGAAACCGTCATTTGGTCTTCAAGAGGGCACTCGTCGGTGGTCCGGGAGGATGGCGAGGACGACGCGATCCCCATTGAGCGTGGCCCGGACTCCGGATCGATCCTCAATCACGGCATCTGCGCACCACGGGAGTCATCTGGCAGCGATCCCGTGACCAACGCCCGCCTGGGGATCAGATGTCACATTCCTTCGACGAGGGGACGTCCGAGCGGGCGGACGGGGCGGCGACAGACGCGCGGGACGCGGGGCGACGCGGATCCGCGGCTGCGCGGCCGCGGGCACATCTGCTCGACGCGCGAACCGCTACCGGGTCGCGGCTTTCGCCCGCGCGAGCAGCGTCTCGAACATTGGCGTGGTGAGGCGGCCGGTGAACGTGTTCTGCTGGCTCGGGTGATACGACCCGAACAGGACGTACGGCCCGACGACCGCCTCCGCGCCGTGCCCGAACCGTGGCCGCGGCCTGATGGCGTGGCCGTCCGCCCCGAGGACGCGCAAGACGGCGTCCCACCCGAAGGCGCCGAGGGCGACGATGACTCGAATCCTTGGCAGGAACGCCAGCTCCCGCTGGAGGAATGGGAGACATCGGTCGCGCTCTTCGATCGTCGGTCGGTTCGCGGGTGGCGCACAGCGGACCGCCGCGGCGATGTAGACCCCGCGGAGGGTGAGGCCGTCGTCCGCCCGGCGCGATGACGGCCTGTCGGCGAGCCCGTTGACATGAAGCGCGGACCACAGGAAATCGCCCGACCGGTCGCCGGTGAAGACTCGCCCGGTCCGGTTGCCGCCGTGCGCCGCCGGGGCGAGCCCGACGATGAGGATCCGCGCCTCGGGATCGCCGAAGCCGGCCAGCGGACGACCCCAGTACGGCTCGTCCGCGAAGCGCGC
Coding sequences:
- a CDS encoding histidine triad nucleotide-binding protein, producing the protein MTTDCLFCGIARGDVPATQVHADDVIVAFRDIAPRAPTHILLIPREHIASAADLTEAHGPLLGRLFAMAAEVARREGIADGGYRIVSNVGRWGGQTVDHLHIHLMGGRPFTWPPG
- a CDS encoding AMP-binding protein, whose amino-acid sequence is MESLVELLERAAARYGDRTALGIRRDDGTGQAWSYRELERRSRIVAWRLTALDLVPGDRLLTWSPSAPELPAVYLGAMRAGIVLVPLDLRMAPDAIERIVEKAEARHLAIGTGRESPDPRDARLDGMPTTTVEALAAERDDSFPADWEERVAALPRPDRSTLFELVFTSGTTGAPKGVMLTHGNVLASIEAIHRVIPPLEHRIVSLLPLSHLLEQAVGLLYAIDVGADILYVRSRNPRVIFESIRDHRTTSMILVPQVLDLFWSSIEREVERSGRSRAFGRLRRVARRLPYPARRWLFRRVHAEFGGGLRLLVSTAAFLPPALQQAWEDLGVVVIQGYGSTECGFAACTSREDHGLGTVGRSVAPVEVRLADDGEILVHGPNVFSGYWRDPASTAAAFTSDGWYRTGDIGRFDPEGRLILMGRTKDIIVLPNGLNVYPEDIENALRVAGIRDSVVVETLPGRIEAVVLAPGSHTIPQGGAPAEVSGTPAEVSGTPAEVSGTPAEVSAAIGGAAIRAEIDEAVRSANRALAIHQRIVGWRLWPEADFPRTHTLKVKRDQVRRWAAVEEPLPVREGS
- a CDS encoding uracil-DNA glycosylase, with amino-acid sequence MTRSRQRRRIRRSSRSSSSTRSPSSPPARTRRSSSRPRALRSSERRRPCGRSSWTCRRCRPAEADLARTRTGAEPGSPVDGLEALRAEIIACRRCPRLVEWRERVAREKVARFADEPYWGRPLAGFGDPEARILIVGLAPAAHGGNRTGRVFTGDRSGDFLWSALHVNGLADRPSSRRADDGLTLRGVYIAAAVRCAPPANRPTIEERDRCLPFLQRELAFLPRIRVIVALGAFGWDAVLRVLGADGHAIRPRPRFGHGAEAVVGPYVLFGSYHPSQQNTFTGRLTTPMFETLLARAKAATR
- the dnaJ gene encoding molecular chaperone DnaJ; the protein is MTERDYYDVLGVARGASDADIKRAFRKLAQQWHPDVSKEPAADERFKEINEAYQILSDPQRRQAYDTFGRAGVSGAAGDAGFGAGFGNFGDIFDAFFGGGTAANARHGRPPTGSDLRYDLRISFAEAVAGTEKEIEFAVLVRCETCRGSGAKSGTDATTCPQCNGRGEVRSVRQTMLGQMVNVTTCPRCRGEGRVVEAPCETCHGDGRVERKRKVRVSIPAGIDEGHQMRLSGEGEAGPRGGPPGSLYVAIHVAPHADLKRDGTELYYELDISIAQAALGTRRRVPTVEGDEEIEIKPGTQPGTELRLRGRGVPHLRRTGSRGDLHVLVRVTVPTKLTKEARAALETYATATGEQVGPHGHGGIIDRVRDVLG
- the prmA gene encoding 50S ribosomal protein L11 methyltransferase — its product is MSSADPVAAVGGAPAGGSDGGAADDDGGTAPDDDGGAANDDEGTSADGTWLELSVAADVEAVEAVSEILGRVASGGTSVEPAFILSDEGLGAFVDASRPATVRAYLPARDRTAARTAIHDTRIALGHLQAFGIRPIGDLDVRVVHEADWAEAWKAHFPVLRVGRRLVIRPTWRRHARRPDDVVLALDPGMAFGTGLHPTTRLCLAALEVVADRAAPALGRVLDVGTGSGILAIAAGLLGADAIVGVDPDPIAVDAARANIGRNGLARRTRIRAGSVPTGEPPFDIVLANLIASLLVTLAPDLSAELAPDGTLIASGIFIDREGDVRAAFEAAGLTVLDRLAEGEWVALVATRNGTRL